A region from the Janthinobacterium agaricidamnosum genome encodes:
- a CDS encoding KdsC family phosphatase, producing the protein MESVADNLARAAKVKLMIFDVDGVLTDGSLHFGPDGEMMKTFNVYDGLGIKLLQESGVQTAIISARRSSITARRAQDLGITHVHQGGHDKLTPFRELLALTGLTEEQCGYIGDDVIDAPILRRVGFAVSVPGGRPEAQGLAHHVTQAGGGRGAVREICEFLLRAQDNYARVMAPFLE; encoded by the coding sequence ATGGAGAGCGTAGCGGACAACCTGGCGCGCGCGGCCAAGGTCAAACTGATGATCTTTGACGTCGACGGCGTGCTTACCGACGGCAGCCTGCATTTCGGCCCCGATGGCGAAATGATGAAAACGTTTAATGTGTATGATGGCCTGGGCATCAAGCTGCTGCAGGAATCCGGTGTGCAGACGGCCATCATCAGCGCGCGCCGCTCGTCCATCACGGCACGCCGCGCGCAAGACCTGGGCATTACCCATGTGCACCAGGGCGGTCACGACAAGCTGACGCCGTTTCGCGAACTGCTGGCGCTGACGGGCTTGACGGAAGAGCAATGCGGCTACATCGGCGACGACGTCATCGATGCACCCATCCTGCGTCGCGTGGGCTTTGCCGTCAGCGTGCCGGGCGGGCGTCCGGAAGCGCAGGGCCTGGCGCACCATGTGACGCAGGCCGGCGGCGGCCGCGGCGCGGTGCGCGAAATCTGCGAATTCCTGCTGCGCGCCCAGGACAACTATGCGCGCGTCATGGCGCCGTTCCTGGAGTGA
- the lptC gene encoding LPS export ABC transporter periplasmic protein LptC, translating into MRKPGGAHRWRMIFTLLGAVVVALASFWLLEVMNKNGQDIKASKNLGEPDYFITNFSLVRMDLTGKPSYIVSGNKLTHYPADDSSDIDQPFVRKLTPGMPPLNMNAELAHIDQDNTRLQLHRKVVIDRVASPKAQNLTVRTEALTVFPDEERMETDVPVDILTGASRINGIGMKANNATGVVEVQNALRMVLPPKPRPAAAAK; encoded by the coding sequence ATGCGTAAGCCAGGAGGCGCCCATCGCTGGCGCATGATTTTTACCCTGCTGGGCGCGGTCGTCGTCGCGCTGGCCAGCTTTTGGCTGCTTGAAGTGATGAACAAGAATGGCCAGGACATCAAGGCCAGCAAGAATTTGGGTGAGCCCGACTATTTCATCACCAATTTCAGCCTGGTGCGCATGGACTTGACGGGTAAGCCCAGCTATATCGTGTCGGGCAACAAGCTCACGCATTATCCGGCCGACGATTCGTCCGATATCGACCAGCCCTTCGTGCGCAAGCTCACGCCGGGCATGCCGCCGTTGAACATGAATGCGGAACTGGCGCATATCGACCAGGACAATACCCGGCTGCAACTGCACCGCAAGGTCGTGATCGACCGCGTGGCCAGTCCGAAGGCGCAGAACCTGACGGTCAGGACGGAAGCGCTGACGGTGTTTCCGGACGAAGAAAGAATGGAAACGGACGTGCCTGTCGATATCCTGACGGGCGCCTCGCGCATCAATGGTATCGGCATGAAGGCCAATAACGCCACCGGCGTGGTGGAAGTGCAGAATGCCTTGCGCATGGTCCTCCCGCCGAAACCGCGCCCGGCCGCGGCGGCAAAATGA
- a CDS encoding monovalent cation:proton antiporter family protein: protein MFSSLELTLMLLGSAVLGVVAFRMLHLPPMLGYLAVGIVIGPHALGLAAENEASHTLAEFGVVFLMFSIGLEFSLPKFLAMRRIVFGLGMAQVVTTIIATVVFGWFVGRYLSAYIHLSWQAAFALGGALAMSSTAIVSKMLTERLELESEHGRKIIGILLFQDLAVVPLLILIPALTRDSDNLAETLAWAGGKALVVLILLLFLGQKMVRGWLTIVAKRRSQELFMLNLLLITLGAAWITERAGLSLALGAFVAGMLISETEFKHQVEEDIKPFRDVLLGLFFITVGMLLNIRVVLDNWWLVLLLLCGPVLLKFTLIAGLARLFGSSTGVSLRTGLALAQAGEFGFVLLNLAGGIKLMDPFVVQVVLASMVLSMLVAPFLIAKSDAIVMKLAANDWMMQSLALTKIATRTMASQKHVLIAGFGRSGQSLATLLAEEKIEYHALDLDPERVQEAQLAGAHVSYGDAGRRESLVAAGIYRASAVVITYANTPSALKLLHLLKEMAPTLPVIVRSHDDTDLDQLKSAGAAEVVPELMEGSLMLASHALIMMGVPLRRVVHRVQAAREERYASLRGYFHGSSDAGDDAELERLHTVTVSEGAHCVDLPLSAIDVAGCGAFVTAIRRGRGSLDVSPETQLASGDVVVLRGTADAVAKAETLLLK from the coding sequence ATGTTTTCCTCGCTTGAACTGACCCTGATGTTACTCGGCAGCGCCGTGCTGGGCGTGGTCGCTTTCAGAATGTTGCATTTGCCGCCCATGCTCGGCTATCTGGCCGTTGGCATCGTTATCGGCCCCCATGCGCTGGGCCTGGCGGCGGAAAACGAAGCCAGCCATACCCTGGCCGAGTTCGGCGTCGTCTTCCTGATGTTTTCCATCGGGCTCGAGTTTTCTTTGCCCAAGTTCCTCGCCATGCGGCGCATCGTTTTCGGCCTTGGCATGGCGCAGGTGGTCACCACCATCATCGCCACCGTCGTCTTCGGCTGGTTCGTCGGGCGCTACCTGTCCGCCTACATCCACCTGAGCTGGCAAGCCGCGTTCGCCCTGGGCGGCGCGCTGGCCATGTCGTCGACGGCCATCGTCTCGAAAATGCTCACGGAGCGGCTGGAACTCGAAAGCGAGCACGGCCGCAAGATCATCGGCATCCTGCTGTTCCAGGACCTGGCCGTCGTGCCCCTGCTGATCCTGATTCCCGCCCTCACGCGCGATTCGGACAACCTGGCCGAAACCCTGGCCTGGGCCGGCGGCAAGGCCCTGGTCGTGCTGATCTTGCTGCTGTTCCTCGGCCAGAAGATGGTGCGCGGCTGGCTGACCATCGTCGCCAAGCGCCGCTCGCAGGAATTGTTCATGCTCAATCTGCTGCTGATCACCCTGGGCGCGGCCTGGATCACGGAGCGCGCCGGGCTGTCGCTGGCCCTGGGGGCGTTTGTGGCCGGCATGCTCATTTCCGAAACGGAATTCAAGCACCAGGTGGAAGAGGATATCAAACCGTTCCGCGACGTGCTGCTGGGCCTGTTCTTCATCACCGTCGGCATGCTGCTCAATATCCGCGTGGTGCTCGATAACTGGTGGCTCGTCCTACTCTTGCTGTGCGGCCCCGTGCTGCTGAAATTCACCCTGATCGCGGGCCTGGCCCGGCTGTTCGGCTCATCGACAGGCGTGTCATTGCGCACGGGCCTGGCGCTGGCGCAGGCGGGCGAGTTCGGCTTCGTGCTGCTGAATCTGGCTGGCGGCATCAAGTTGATGGACCCGTTCGTCGTGCAGGTGGTGCTGGCCTCGATGGTGCTGTCGATGCTGGTGGCGCCCTTCCTCATCGCCAAGTCGGACGCCATCGTCATGAAACTGGCCGCCAACGACTGGATGATGCAATCGCTGGCGCTGACGAAGATCGCCACGCGCACGATGGCTTCGCAGAAACACGTGCTGATCGCCGGTTTCGGGCGCAGCGGGCAAAGCCTGGCCACCCTGCTGGCGGAGGAAAAGATCGAATACCACGCGCTGGACCTGGACCCGGAACGGGTGCAGGAAGCGCAGCTGGCCGGCGCCCACGTCTCGTATGGCGACGCGGGCCGGCGCGAAAGCCTGGTGGCGGCCGGCATCTACCGGGCCAGCGCCGTGGTGATCACGTATGCGAATACCCCATCGGCACTGAAGTTATTGCATTTACTCAAAGAAATGGCGCCGACCTTGCCCGTCATCGTGCGCAGCCACGACGATACCGACCTCGACCAGCTGAAAAGCGCGGGTGCGGCCGAAGTCGTGCCGGAATTGATGGAAGGCAGCCTGATGCTCGCTTCGCACGCGCTCATCATGATGGGCGTGCCCCTGCGCCGCGTGGTGCACCGGGTACAGGCGGCGCGCGAGGAGCGCTATGCCTCCCTGCGCGGCTATTTCCACGGTTCCAGCGACGCGGGCGACGATGCCGAACTGGAGCGCCTGCATACGGTCACCGTCAGCGAAGGCGCGCACTGCGTGGACTTGCCCTTGAGTGCGATCGACGTGGCCGGCTGCGGCGCGTTTGTGACGGCCATCCGCCGCGGCCGCGGCAGCCTCGATGTCAGCCCCGAAACGCAGCTGGCCAGCGGCGACGTGGTGGTGCTGCGCGGCACGGCCGACGCCGTGGCCAAGGCCGAAACCTTGCTATTGAAATAA
- a CDS encoding KpsF/GutQ family sugar-phosphate isomerase, translating to MSVTHEKTMLKAFDRIDMQATTERAVALARTTLQIESDAINALHARLATDDSVGRAVALLLQCKGRVVVSGIGKSGHIARKIAATLASTGTPALFVHPAEAAHGDLGMVTSDDAFIAISYSGESSELMAIMPVVKRMGGILISMTGKPNSSLAQLADVHLDISVEKEACPLNLAPTASTTVTLALGDAIAVALLDLRGFKEEDFARSHPGGALGRRLLTHVHDVMRSGERVPKVPVDASLLQALEEMTKKGMGMTAVVDADNRPVGVFTDGDLRRMFERVQDFTQVAIRDVMHAQPRSIAPERLAVDAVAVMEQFRINQMLVVDADGKLVGALHIHDLTQAKVI from the coding sequence ATGAGTGTAACCCATGAAAAAACAATGCTGAAAGCTTTTGATCGAATTGACATGCAAGCGACGACCGAGCGCGCCGTCGCGCTGGCCCGCACCACCTTGCAGATCGAGTCCGACGCCATCAATGCGCTGCACGCGCGCCTGGCAACGGACGACAGCGTGGGCCGCGCCGTGGCGCTGCTGCTGCAGTGCAAGGGGCGTGTCGTCGTCTCGGGCATCGGCAAGTCCGGCCATATCGCGCGCAAGATTGCCGCCACCCTCGCTTCCACCGGCACGCCGGCCCTGTTCGTGCATCCGGCCGAAGCGGCCCATGGCGACCTGGGCATGGTCACCTCGGACGATGCTTTTATTGCCATCTCGTACTCGGGCGAGTCGTCCGAACTGATGGCCATCATGCCCGTCGTCAAGCGCATGGGCGGCATACTGATTTCCATGACGGGCAAGCCGAACTCGAGCCTGGCCCAGCTGGCCGATGTGCACCTGGATATTTCTGTTGAAAAAGAGGCCTGTCCGCTGAATCTGGCGCCGACGGCCAGCACCACCGTCACCCTGGCTCTGGGCGATGCGATCGCCGTGGCCTTGCTCGACTTGCGCGGCTTCAAGGAAGAGGATTTCGCCCGCTCGCACCCGGGCGGCGCCCTGGGCCGTCGCCTGCTTACGCACGTGCATGACGTCATGCGCAGCGGCGAACGGGTGCCGAAAGTACCCGTGGACGCCTCGCTGCTGCAGGCGCTGGAAGAAATGACGAAGAAGGGCATGGGCATGACGGCCGTCGTCGATGCGGACAACCGCCCCGTGGGCGTGTTTACGGATGGCGACTTGCGCCGCATGTTCGAGCGCGTGCAGGATTTCACGCAAGTGGCGATCCGCGACGTCATGCATGCGCAGCCGCGCAGCATCGCGCCAGAACGCCTGGCTGTCGATGCCGTGGCCGTGATGGAACAGTTCCGCATCAACCAGATGCTGGTCGTCGATGCCGACGGCAAGCTGGTGGGCGCCCTGCATATCCATGATCTGACGCAAGCGAAGGTGATCTGA